In Phalacrocorax aristotelis chromosome 25, bGulAri2.1, whole genome shotgun sequence, the following proteins share a genomic window:
- the DCST1 gene encoding E3 ubiquitin-protein ligase DCST1 codes for MEPVVDPGQEHLTGTEACRRQKPPNTTLKRAVVSLLPAPCSRFLWSRPDQYRSSKFFLGAGVGTLLGLGLCELLIVPMSITETRKVQLCYGLAGAIGRPGVSLRDHGDSSLLPTGVTALGWAMSPHFRCASLLMAPKFLGKEGRVYVLSFVLVAIYNGPVANTWHNLEEVTRSLGCVAELQVNHSRHLWQVSTAPLHRVVEDMARSGQVLSAETQNITRAFMGLNEEVASKEGYNLLQDLDPEMASSTQQMYEMKTKLRCTYVIELGMQRCRDWFNTKHEDCMAKVVVPLINHLLCLPMKFKFLCHIVKVIHHWCQDRIPVEGNFGQTYDLVNNSVSSLSQDFSASVVFQEKHREMLLGTNMSVQQLMEEVTSHLRQHKSHLGQAMSFFRLLLSCTFLLVFISAFSYTKRYCQDICFDNLYITTYFRQIDARRRKQHKRTLLPLRRVEVPTVIFPCRLSIQQPELQNMVVELLECIPPLLLLLLACSLDHVLFTMLSIIQQHSFVQYSFHSSHHLAVHVTGKSLMARLLRSTIGALNTSSDTQLETSNFACLPQPRGMTRQQYMGSCLPLAVLALLCLAQVYTYRLRRAIAAFYFPKREKSRVLYLYNKLLQQRKSFIHRQRKRIAQRARQHPALGTSLLEWCCRRCPCLRRWMRRSCTVCGTPESPRVRVCPVPTCGAPYCGLCWREAGGVCLACTPGDCGLSQDSSEEDMGYAA; via the exons ATGGAGCCAGTAGTGGACCCTGGGCAAGAGCACTTGACTGGGACAGAGGCATGCAGGAGGCAGAAACCACCCAACACAA CCCTGAAGCGAGCGGTGGTCtcgctgctgcctgccccgtGCAGCCGGTTCCTCTGGAGCCGGCCAGACCAGTACCGCAGCAGCAAGTTCTTCCTGGGCGCTGGCGTTGGGACCCTCCTTGGCCTCG GGCTCTGCGAGCTCCTCATTGTCCCCATGAGCATCACGGAGACACGCAAGGTGCAGCTCTGTTACGGGCTGGCCG GGGCCATTGGGAGACCCGGGGTGTCTCTGCGGGACCATGGGGACAGCTCTCTGCTCCCCACAGGGGTGACTGCCTTGGGCTGGGCCATGTCGCCCCACTTTCGCTGTGCCAGCCTGCTCATGGCCCCCAAATTCCTGGGCAAGGAAGGTCGGGTCTACGTCCTCTCCTTCGTTCTCGTCGCCATCTACAATG GGCCCGTGGCCAACACCTGGCACAACCTGGAGGAGGTGACGCGCTCGCTGGGCTGCGTGGCGGAGCTGCAGGTCAACCACAGCCGCCACCTCTGGCAGGTGTCGACGGCCCCCCTGCACAGGGTGGTGGAGGACATGGCG CGGAGCGGGCAGGTGCTGAGTGCCGAGACACAGAACATCACACGTGCTTTCATGGGGCTGAACGAGGAGGTGGCCAGCAAGGAGGGGTACAACCTGCTGCAGGACCTGGACCCCGAGATGGCCTCCAGCACCCAGCAGATGTACGAGATGAAGACCAAACTGCGCTGCACCT ATGTGATTGAGCTGGGCATGCAGCGCTGCCGGGACTGGTTCAACACCAAGCACGAGGATTGCATGGCAAAAGTGGTCGTGCCCCTCATCAAccacctcctctgcctgcccatgAAGTTCAAATTCCTCTGCCACATTGTCAAGG tCATACACCACTGGTGCCAGGACAGGATCCCTGTGGAGGGCAACTTTGGGCAGACTTACGACCTGGTGAACAACTCTGTCAGCAGCCTCAGCCAGGACTTCAGCGCCAGTGTTGTCTTCCAG GAGAAGCACCGCGAGATGCTGCTGGGCACCAACATGTCGGTGCAGCAGCTGATGGAGGAGGTGACCTCGCACCTGCGGCAGCACAAGTCCCACCTGGGCCAGGCCATGTCCTTCTTCcgcctgctgctctcctgcaccTTCCTCCTTGTCTTCATCTC GGCTTTCTCCTACACCAAGCGGTACTGCCAGGACATCTGCTTTGACAACCTCTACATCACCACCTACTTCCGCCAAATTGATGCCCGCCGCAGGAAGCAG cacaaGCGGACACTGCTGCCCCTGCGCCGGGTGGAGGTCCCAACTGTCATCTTCCCGTGCCGCCTGTCTATACAGCAACCTGAGCTGCAGAATATG GTGGTAGAGCTGCTGGAGTGcatcccacccctgctcctcctcctcctcgcctgcAGCCTGGACCACGTGCTCTTCACGATGCTCAGCATCATCCAGCAGCACTCCTTCGTGCAGTACTCCTTCCACA GCAGTCACCACTTGGCCGTGCACGTAACAGGCAAGTCCTTGATGGCTCGGCTCCTGCGGAGCACCATCGGGGCCCTCAACACCTCCTCCGACACCCAGCTGGAGACGTCCAACTTCG cctgcctgccacAGCCCCGGGGCATGACAAGGCAGCAGTACATGgggagctgcctgcccctggCCGTGCTGGCACTGCTCTGCCTGGCCCAGGTCTACACCTACCGCCTCCGCCGTGCCATCGCTGCGTTCTACTTCCCCAAG CGGGAGAAGAGCCGTGTGCTCTACCTCTACAacaagctgctgcagcagcgaAAGAGCTTCATCCACCGGCAGCGGAAGCGTATCGCCCAGCGGGCACGGCAGCACCCGGCGCTG GGGACATCACTGCTGGAGTGGTGCTGCCGGCGCTGCCCGTGCCTGCGCCGCTGGATGCGCCGGAGCTGCACGGTGTGCGGGACACCTGAGAGCCCCCGGGTCCGGGTCTGCCCCGTGCCCACCTGCGGCGCCCCGTACTGCgggctgtgctggagggaggCGGGTGGCGTGTGCCTTGCCTGCACCCCCGGGGACTGCGGCCTCTCCCAGGACAGCAGCGAGGAGGACATGGGGTACGCGGCCTGA
- the DCST2 gene encoding DC-STAMP domain-containing protein 2 translates to MGLVLWLGRALQGLRDRGKSPASQSGARWPQKKPQPEEESKAWELARSTGGFALGLTLASMYGALVLLAQGHNVWYCLVSTISLGVGLGLGMAFSVKVRITVLLSLPHIFTREGKMLMLMLALGMAMQGPCTNILHNFSRAAESLSCGAELALNQTAERLQRAQEPLLNVLSKIKEIAQKAKVVGDHVRKFFRSLMDSVSHVARVLHNVWLWLANIGKVCNQELGTPYQRCLRLFDEAKDNCERTIPFLFFLCYIVTAFRPLCGLAKVGLLFCIIPQYIQSFLRRKIAAPLNDALDRIRQEFEFNISAVHRFDISLNASKSLAEVALDIMEGVRLHLQPTRQVLGLFTHISLCAILYMYIQALRYRHRYLRDDTFDNVYITRRFVKLDLWRAEQGRPTVLPLTAWERGRYIPPAVLWLSRQERRRYGLQLVWVLRHMLLGLSIILADYSLFWLLDLVRHQLQVEIISRAPVVLGVSVSGTGYTSEIFQDLVSAFDALQQGNISVLSKRCLLQPVEPDYSTYVCMGLLYGVCLFITIFGSHVARLRRVVCAAYYPCREQERISFLHSAILARRAGLARALRQATMQRTADAGQGNLFLFLTSRLPAFARLARLLGIQQKCCLACGMAEQPGFIACITPGCKGLYCNECYQTLSNICSICMGPLSYWDTGDEEMDSSDEERVGLWLGAVRVLRGQDRGRLLRQRIREVTGGQGGSRRLPPELAARLQAQLKEEASGESDGGSSGVDGEDSSLSSLDFGYQEQPESSGSELEEVIALQLPSREGRAR, encoded by the exons ATGGGGCTGGTCTTGTGGctgggcagagccctgcagggGCTGAGGGACCGGGGGAAGAGCCCAGCATCGCAGTCTGGAGCCAGGTGGCCCCAGAAGAAGCCCCAGCCGGAGGAGGAGAGCAAGGCGTGGGAATTGGCCCGCAGCACTGGTGGCTTCGCACTGGGCCTGACCCTGGCCAGCATGTACGGGGCTCTGGTGCTGCTGGCGCAGGGCCACAACGTCTGGTACTGCCTGGTCAGCACCATCAGCctgggtgtggggctggggctgggcatgGCCTTCTCTGTCAAGGTGCGGATCACCGTGCTGCTGTCACTGCCGCACATCTTCACCA gggaggggaagatgCTGATGCTGATGCTGGCACTGGGCATGGCCATGCAAGGGCCTTGCACCAACATCCTGCACAACTTCTCCCGGGCCGCCGAGTCGCTGTCGTGCGGGGCCGAGCTCGCCCTCAACCAGACGGCCGAGCGGCTGCAACGCGCCCAGGAGCCGCTGCTGA ATGTGCTGTCCAAAATCAAGGAGATCGCCCAGAAAGCCAAGGTGGTGGGTGATCACGTCCGCAAGTTTTTCCGCTCCCTCATGGACTCTGTCAGCCACGTTG CCCGAGTCCTGCACAACGTCTGGCTGTGGCTGGCGAACATAGGCAAGGTGTGCAACCAGGAGCTGGGCACGCCGTACCAACGCTGCCTGCGCCTCTTCGACGAGGCCAAGGACAACTGTGAGCGCACTAtccccttcctcttcttcctctgctacATCGTCACTGCTTTCAGGCCCTTATGCGGTCTGGCCAAAG TTGGCCTCCTCTTCTGCATCATTCCGCAGTACATCCAGTCCTTCCTCAGGAGGAAAATCGCAGCCC CCCTCAACGATGCTCTGGACCGCATCCGCCAGGAGTTCGAGTTCAACATCTCAGCCGTGCACCGCTTCGACATCAGCCTCAATGCCAGCAAGAGCCTGGCGGAGGTGGCCCTGGACATCATGGAAGGCGTGCGCCTGCACCTGCAGCCCACCCGCCAGGTCCTGGGACTCTTCACGCACATCTCCTTGTGTGCCATCCTTTACATGTACATCCA GGCGCTGCGGTACCGTCACCGGTACCTGCGGGATGACACCTTCGACAACGTTTACATCACACGGCGCTTCGTGAAGCTGGACTTGTGGCGGGCGGAGCAGGGCAGACCCACCGTGCTGCCCCTCACAGCCTGGGAGCGTGGCCGCTACATCCCCCCAG CCGTGCTGTGGCTGTCGCGGCAGGAGCGGCGCCGGTACGGGCTGCAGCTGGTGTGGGTCCTGCGCCACATGCTGCTGGGGCTCAGCATCATCCTGGCCGACTACAGCCTCTTCTGGCTGCTCGACCTGGTCCGGCACCAGCTCCAGGTGGAGATCATCTCCAGGG CGCCGGTGGTGCTGGGCGTCAGCGTCAGCGGGACGGGCTACACCAGCGAGATCTTCCAGGACTTGGTCTCTGCCTTCGACGCGCTGCAGCAGGGCAACATCTCGGTGCTCTCCAAACGctgcctcctccagcctgtGGAGCCAGACTACAGCACTTACGTCTGCATGG GACTCCTATATGGCGTATGCCTCTTCATCACCATCTTTGGCAGCCACGTGGCACGCCTGCGCCGGGTGGTATGTGCTGCCTACTACCCGTGCCGTGAGCAG GAGCGCATATCCTTCCTCCACAGCGCCATCCTGGCACggcgggcagggctggcacGTGCCCTGCGCCAAGCCACCATGCAGCGCACAGCCGATGCTGGGCAAGGCAACctgttcctcttcctcacctccAG gctgcCTGCCTTTGCCCGGCTTGCTCGGCTCTTGGGCATccagcagaaatgctgcctgGCCTGCGGGATGGCAGAGCAGCCAGGCTTCATCGCGTGCATCACGCCTGGCTGCAAAG GGCTGTATTGCAATGAGTGCTACCAAACCCTGAGCAACATCTGCTCCATCTGCATGGGCCCCCTGAGCTACTGGGACACCGGGGATGAGGAGAT ggACTCCAGTGACGAGGAGAGAGTGGGGCTGTGGCTGGGTGCCGTGCGGGTGCTGCGGGGACAGGACCGAGGACGGCTGCTGCGGCAGCGCATCCGGGAGGTCACGGGGGGTCAGGGGGGCAGCAGGCGGCTGCCCCCTGAGCTGGCAGCCCGGCTGCAAGCCCAGCTGAAGGAGGAGGCGAGCGGGGAAAGCGACGGGGGCAGCAGCGGGGTGGATGGCGAGGACAGCTCACTCTCCAG